In Candidatus Manganitrophus morganii, the genomic window AATAACCGGAAGAGGGGAGTGAAGTCAATAAAGGGGACCTTTAGTGGGGCTGATCCAGCTTTTCTTCCTCTTCGGGAGAAGGTTGGCTTCCCATCTCCTGAAAGGTGGCCATATCGACTCGATTTTTTCCGGCGCGCTTCGCACGGTAGAGGGCAAAGTCGGCGGTCGCGATGACCTGAGAGGGGTGTTGGAGGCCGGGATCGGGCAATCCGGAGATGCCGATGCTGAGGGTCACTGAATGCCGCTTGGGAAGAAAGGAGTGGATTTGACTGTAGGCGGCTTCGCGGATCCGCTCCGCGACCTGACGGGACTTCTCCCGGGCCGACTCGGGAAGGAGAACGGCAAATTCGTCGCCGCCATAACGGGCGATCAGATCGACATCGCGCAGTTGGACCTGAAGCAAGCGCGCCACTTCGTTTAAGACCCGGTCTCCCGACTCATGACCATAGGTGTCATTGATCGGTTTAAAGTGATCGACGTCGATCATGAAGCAGGAAAAGAGGGTGCCGTATCGTTGCGCGCGGGAGAACTCCTGCTGTAAGACTTCTCTGAAATAACGGCGGTTGAAGAGGCCGGTGACCGGATCGGTCATCGCGAGCTCCTGAACGTTCTTGAGAAGGATCTTATATTCCTCGTTCTTCTGTGTCAGGTCGTCCTGAAGCTGTTTCATCCGGAGGCAGGCGTTGACGCGCGCTTTGAGCTCGCGCGCATCGAACGGCTTGGTGATGTAATCGTTCGCCCCTTGCTCGAAACCGAGGACCAGATCCTCCGTTTTATCCCGGACGGTGATCATGATGAGGGGAATGTTCATCGTCTCGGGGCTGGCGCGCAGCAGCCGGCAGACATCGTGTCCGGTGATATCGGGGAGAACCACGTCGAGAAGAATCAGATCGGGAGGGTTTCGCCGGGCCTGCTTGATCGCATCGCCGCCGGTATAGGTCCAGGAGACCTCGAAGCCCATCTTCTCAAACATGATCTTGATCTGATCAACTTCGAAGGCGCTGTCATCGGCGATCAGAACGCTCGGCGCTTTCTTCCGCTTCTTCTTCATTGTGAAATCGTAGCATAAAAAGGGGGGCTGTCAACTAAGTGAACGCCTCCCAAGGCGATAGCGGCGGATGATCGGAGAGATCGGCCTTTTGGAACCGTGACGCGATTAGGAAACGGTCTGTAGGAGGAGAGGAAGGAAGCTTTGAACAGCGGAAATGGCTGAGGAAAAAGTGGAGGCGGCGAGCGGATTTGAACCGCTGAATCGCAGTTTTGCAGACTGCTCCCTTAACCACTTGGGTACGCCGCCTTGAAGGAAGCCATTTTAGCAGACCCGGGGTTGAAGTGCAATGCGCAAATAGCGCGACGGAGAGAGGAGAATCGGTCCTTCCAAAGCGGCGGAGGAGGCGGCCGGTCTTATGAAAAGAGGTTGATCACATCGCGGACCCCGCGGACCCTTCGGGCCATATCGATGATGTCTTGTTTTTCCTGATCGCTGGGAATGCTCCCCCGAAGGGTCACCGTCCCCTCCTGTGTGGCGATGTCGATGATCGCCGTATTGAAAAAGCGCCCCAGCTCGCTTCGGACCCGTTGCGCCAGGATTTCATCGCTGACGATCATCTCCTCGGGAATCGCCCTCTCCCGCATCTGGTAGACCACCCCCTGAACGCGGGTGCTCTGCTGTCGCGTCTTCTTGGCAAGACTCTCAAGCCACACACTGATTCGATCCATCCAGTCATGATATCTCTGAGCGATCAGGGTCCGGGTGCTCCGGCCGTTTCGCGGTGCGAACAGGATGCCGAGGGTGAGACCGGCTAACAACATGGTGGTGCGGGAAGGCAACACCGACGGGATAATCGACCTTCTTCCAAATGCGCGCGCCATCGAAAATACCTCCTTAAGAACTACGCTGCTGAACGATTTTTTACACCCAATATCGACGATTCATAATTTTTTAACAGAGCGGGGAGATCGGGATAGATCTCGTCCGCCCCCGCTTTCCGAAGCGTCTCCTCCGAAAATCCCCCCGTCAAAACCGCAATCGTCGGGAGACCGATCTCTTTGGCGGCCGCCACATCATACGGTGTGTCGCCGAGGACCACCGCGTCGGAGGATTTCCAATGAAAACGATCGAGGGTGAGATGAAACAGGTCGGGATACGGTTTGGATCGGGCGACATCATCGCCTGAGAGGACATCCCGCACCCAGCGGTCGATTCCAAGAAGACGGATATAGTGCTGGACCTCGCTCCCCCCGCTGGAAGTGGCGAGGACAATGGTTTTCTTGTCTTGATGAAGCCGCTCGAAGAGGGGGATCACGCCGGGAAGGGGCCGGATCTGGTCGAAATACTTATTCTTGAAAATCTCTTTCTTCCGCTTATGGATCTTGGTTCCAAGCTCGGAGATCTGCTCCGGGGTGAGAAAGCGGGGAAGGAGCTGATCGGCCCCTTTCCCGATTTCGCAACGGATCTCTTCCCATTTAACTTGGATTCCGAATTCCTGAAACGCCTCCTGCCAGGCGCTCGCATGGGCGTCGTTGCTGTCGACCAGCGTTCCATCTACATCTGCAATCACCCCTTTGACCATTTCTACCGCCACCTTTATTTATATAGAACCGAAAATCATGCCGCCTTGCGCCGAACCGCCGGGGCCTCGGCCGCCGCTTTCAGAAAACGGGGATAGATTCCCAAGCTGATTCCAAACGCGATATGGGCCAACGCAAACGGGATCGGCGGCGCGGCGGCCAGCCAAGGATTCATCACAGGAAGCAGTCCGAATTGCATGATGACCCAGATGGAAAGGGAGAAGATCACCCCCCAGGCGATCGCCCCCCCGACGCTCAGGTAACCTCCTAGCCAGACAAAGAAGACTCCCAGCGCCACCGACAGGGTCAGGTGAAGCGCCAGACCGAGGAAGACCGGTCCGAATTGAAAACCGGGGCCGATCGCCCCTTCGCCGAGGAATGTTGCCGCCGCCAGCTTCATCGGGCGCCAGAGGTCGCCCTGAAAAAAAAGGGCAAATAGCATTGCCACTGCGGCCATTGAAGCGGCCCCGATCAGACCGCAGAAAACTCCGGGGAGCGTTGCTTCGTGAAGGGAGATCGGCTCATTTGGAATCGTCACCCTGGCTGGATTC contains:
- a CDS encoding diguanylate cyclase, with product MKKKRKKAPSVLIADDSAFEVDQIKIMFEKMGFEVSWTYTGGDAIKQARRNPPDLILLDVVLPDITGHDVCRLLRASPETMNIPLIMITVRDKTEDLVLGFEQGANDYITKPFDARELKARVNACLRMKQLQDDLTQKNEEYKILLKNVQELAMTDPVTGLFNRRYFREVLQQEFSRAQRYGTLFSCFMIDVDHFKPINDTYGHESGDRVLNEVARLLQVQLRDVDLIARYGGDEFAVLLPESAREKSRQVAERIREAAYSQIHSFLPKRHSVTLSIGISGLPDPGLQHPSQVIATADFALYRAKRAGKNRVDMATFQEMGSQPSPEEEEKLDQPH
- a CDS encoding BON domain-containing protein gives rise to the protein MARAFGRRSIIPSVLPSRTTMLLAGLTLGILFAPRNGRSTRTLIAQRYHDWMDRISVWLESLAKKTRQQSTRVQGVVYQMRERAIPEEMIVSDEILAQRVRSELGRFFNTAIIDIATQEGTVTLRGSIPSDQEKQDIIDMARRVRGVRDVINLFS
- a CDS encoding HAD family hydrolase, whose protein sequence is MAVEMVKGVIADVDGTLVDSNDAHASAWQEAFQEFGIQVKWEEIRCEIGKGADQLLPRFLTPEQISELGTKIHKRKKEIFKNKYFDQIRPLPGVIPLFERLHQDKKTIVLATSSGGSEVQHYIRLLGIDRWVRDVLSGDDVARSKPYPDLFHLTLDRFHWKSSDAVVLGDTPYDVAAAKEIGLPTIAVLTGGFSEETLRKAGADEIYPDLPALLKNYESSILGVKNRSAA